Proteins from a genomic interval of Beijerinckia indica subsp. indica ATCC 9039:
- a CDS encoding DUF1656 domain-containing protein, producing the protein MKLPGEFDFYGVYAPQLLVLAAIAYIISHLAIRLLNWLGFYRFVWYRALFDVSLFFITLGGLSQIVKGL; encoded by the coding sequence ATGAAACTGCCGGGAGAATTTGATTTCTATGGCGTCTACGCGCCGCAACTGCTGGTGCTGGCGGCCATCGCCTACATCATCAGCCATCTTGCCATTCGTCTTTTGAACTGGCTCGGGTTTTATCGGTTCGTCTGGTACCGCGCCTTGTTCGATGTCTCTCTTTTCTTCATCACACTTGGCGGTCTCAGCCAGATTGTAAAAGGACTTTGA
- a CDS encoding efflux RND transporter periplasmic adaptor subunit yields MARFFESFGRILVTLVAVVLALFGGFHVWDYYMDAPWTRDARIRADVVQVAPDVSGLVSKIEVEDNERVKKGDVIFIVDQVRFQIAVEQAAANVMTAKATLDQAERDQARYTQLTSRAVSDQKREEIFTARNQALGAYKLAVANLDKAKLDLERSEVRARVNGYMANFEMQPGVYVNAGKGVAALVDSDSFYIMAYFEETKLPRISVGDEALIYVMGETKPIRGEVESIVTGIEDRERGGSETLLANINPTFNWVRLAQRVPVRISIKELPEGLKLVSGRTATVYIQHKGEEEAHKPFPWNLTEKVANLWTRATN; encoded by the coding sequence ATGGCGCGCTTCTTCGAATCGTTCGGGCGCATTCTCGTTACGCTTGTCGCGGTTGTGCTCGCTCTCTTCGGCGGTTTTCACGTCTGGGATTATTACATGGATGCGCCATGGACGCGTGATGCACGTATCCGCGCCGATGTCGTCCAGGTTGCCCCTGACGTCTCCGGTCTCGTCAGCAAGATCGAGGTCGAGGACAATGAACGTGTGAAAAAGGGCGATGTCATTTTCATCGTCGATCAGGTTCGTTTCCAGATCGCTGTGGAACAGGCCGCCGCGAATGTCATGACCGCCAAGGCAACCCTCGATCAGGCCGAGCGTGATCAGGCCCGCTACACGCAACTGACCTCGCGTGCCGTCTCCGACCAAAAACGGGAAGAGATTTTCACGGCCCGCAATCAGGCGCTCGGCGCCTATAAGCTGGCGGTCGCCAATCTCGACAAGGCCAAGCTCGATCTCGAACGCTCGGAGGTTCGCGCCAGGGTCAACGGCTATATGGCCAATTTCGAAATGCAGCCTGGCGTCTACGTCAATGCCGGCAAGGGCGTGGCCGCCCTCGTCGACAGCGACAGTTTCTATATCATGGCCTATTTCGAGGAAACGAAACTGCCTCGCATCAGCGTGGGCGACGAAGCCTTGATCTATGTCATGGGTGAAACGAAGCCGATCCGCGGCGAAGTCGAAAGCATCGTCACCGGTATCGAGGATCGTGAACGCGGCGGCAGTGAAACGCTCCTGGCCAATATTAATCCGACCTTCAACTGGGTGCGCCTCGCCCAACGTGTGCCGGTCCGTATCTCCATCAAGGAATTACCGGAAGGGCTGAAGCTCGTCTCTGGCCGCACAGCGACAGTCTACATCCAACATAAGGGCGAGGAAGAAGCCCATAAGCCTTTCCCCTGGAACCTCACGGAGAAAGTCGCCAACCTTTGGACGCGGGCGACGAATTAA
- a CDS encoding nuclear transport factor 2 family protein codes for MDEILAANALYYAAFSSGDFAKMSALWAPEDISCVHPGWPVLIGRPAVLDSYRNILRNPAQEPIVARDEIALISGNEGRVCCVELAGDMPLATTNWFRRIDGVWRMIHHQASPIAAMVQQATEERPPSPKRLN; via the coding sequence ATGGATGAGATCCTTGCAGCGAATGCGCTCTATTACGCCGCCTTCTCCTCCGGAGACTTTGCGAAAATGAGCGCTTTATGGGCGCCCGAGGATATTTCCTGTGTCCATCCAGGCTGGCCGGTCCTGATCGGCCGTCCCGCCGTGCTCGATTCCTATCGCAATATTCTGCGCAATCCGGCCCAGGAACCGATCGTCGCACGGGATGAAATTGCACTCATTTCCGGTAACGAAGGCCGGGTCTGCTGCGTTGAACTGGCGGGCGATATGCCGCTTGCAACCACGAATTGGTTTCGCCGCATCGACGGCGTCTGGCGGATGATCCACCATCAGGCGAGCCCTATCGCCGCAATGGTTCAACAGGCTACGGAAGAGCGGCCCCCCTCCCCCAAGCGGCTCAATTGA
- the aqpZ gene encoding aquaporin Z gives MDFRKYLAELIGTFWLTFGGCGAAVVSAAFPHVGIGLLGVAFAFGLTVLTMAFAVGHISGGHFNPAVTFGLTAGGRFPASQVIPYVIAQVLGAIAASALLYFIASGAPGFDLAGGFAANGYDAHSPGHYNLVSAFTAETVLTAVFLFVIMGSTHPDAGTGFAPIAIGLCLTLIHLISIPITNTSVNPARSTGPALIVGGWALEQLWLFWAAPLIGGIVGAILYRIVRPAPTIRI, from the coding sequence ATGGATTTTAGGAAATATTTGGCTGAATTAATCGGCACTTTTTGGTTGACCTTTGGTGGCTGCGGCGCCGCGGTCGTTTCAGCGGCTTTTCCGCATGTCGGTATCGGCCTGCTTGGCGTCGCTTTCGCCTTTGGTTTGACCGTTCTCACCATGGCTTTTGCAGTCGGACATATTTCCGGCGGGCATTTCAATCCAGCGGTTACTTTCGGCCTGACGGCTGGCGGACGCTTCCCAGCCAGCCAGGTCATTCCTTATGTCATCGCGCAGGTGCTTGGCGCTATTGCGGCTTCGGCGCTTCTCTATTTCATCGCGAGTGGTGCGCCTGGTTTTGACCTTGCCGGCGGCTTTGCTGCCAATGGTTATGACGCGCATTCGCCGGGGCATTACAATCTGGTCTCGGCTTTTACCGCTGAAACCGTGCTCACCGCCGTCTTCCTCTTCGTTATCATGGGATCGACGCATCCAGATGCGGGGACGGGGTTCGCTCCGATCGCCATTGGCCTCTGCCTGACGCTGATCCATTTGATCAGTATTCCGATCACCAATACGTCGGTCAATCCGGCGCGCAGCACCGGCCCGGCCCTCATCGTCGGCGGATGGGCTTTGGAACAGCTCTGGCTGTTTTGGGCGGCGCCTCTGATCGGCGGCATTGTCGGTGCCATTCTCTATCGCATCGTTCGCCCAGCGCCGACGATCCGCATCTGA
- a CDS encoding ABC transporter substrate-binding protein — protein MLLFMRLCLVFCLGTLISSLSPLDQAQAREITDMAGRQVSVPDHIKKVYSLSHPVSFLLYAFAPERLVGLNFPIREQDKPFLPKALIDLPVFGAVMGHGAAMNPEEILGLHPDVLLVWLDRFSDNDKIIQQYGKVGLPIVFVKADGIEDYPETLRFLGQIMDKKERAEQLASYIEDVLKRVEIAVAKVPEGGKRRVYYAESRDGLATDCDRSFHTIAIRLAGGDNIHHCEQSTHGGMEAIGIEDIIARKPELIIAQSRDFALGAPTNPVWREVEAVREGRVYIVPRIPFNWIDRPPSFMQGLGIQWLANLFYPDLYPFDIKAETKNFYRLFLNVDLNDADLTQILQ, from the coding sequence ATGCTTTTGTTCATGCGCCTATGCCTCGTCTTTTGTCTTGGGACATTGATTTCGTCTCTTTCCCCTCTGGATCAGGCGCAAGCGCGTGAGATCACGGATATGGCCGGGCGCCAGGTGAGCGTGCCCGATCACATCAAGAAGGTCTATTCACTCTCGCATCCCGTCAGCTTTCTGCTCTATGCTTTCGCGCCAGAACGCCTGGTCGGCCTCAATTTTCCGATTCGCGAGCAGGATAAGCCTTTCCTCCCCAAGGCATTGATCGACCTTCCCGTCTTCGGTGCCGTCATGGGGCATGGCGCCGCCATGAATCCGGAAGAGATTTTGGGATTGCATCCCGACGTGCTTCTCGTCTGGCTCGACCGTTTTAGCGATAATGACAAGATCATTCAGCAATACGGCAAGGTCGGCTTGCCGATCGTTTTCGTCAAGGCGGATGGTATTGAGGATTATCCTGAAACCCTGCGGTTTCTCGGTCAGATCATGGATAAGAAGGAGCGGGCGGAACAGCTTGCCTCCTATATCGAGGATGTCTTGAAACGGGTTGAAATCGCTGTTGCCAAGGTGCCCGAGGGTGGAAAGCGGCGTGTCTATTATGCCGAATCGCGCGATGGACTCGCGACTGATTGCGATCGTTCCTTTCACACAATCGCCATACGTCTGGCTGGTGGCGATAACATCCATCATTGTGAACAATCGACTCATGGCGGCATGGAGGCAATCGGCATTGAGGACATTATCGCCAGAAAACCGGAACTCATTATCGCGCAATCACGCGATTTTGCGCTAGGGGCGCCGACCAATCCTGTCTGGCGGGAGGTGGAAGCGGTGCGTGAGGGACGCGTTTACATTGTTCCGCGCATTCCCTTCAACTGGATTGACCGGCCTCCGAGTTTCATGCAGGGGCTCGGCATCCAATGGCTTGCCAACCTCTTTTATCCCGATCTTTATCCTTTTGATATCAAGGCCGAGACGAAAAATTTCTATCGCCTGTTTCTGAATGTCGATCTGAATGATGCGGATCTTACACAGATTCTGCAATGA
- a CDS encoding TonB-dependent siderophore receptor, whose translation MTQQTLTVTDAQPAGKAKKKQDQAKPDDKMQLPQVLVESRNVIPIGEQPDAEGIHNYVVTRTTTGSKAKLPNSFVPQTVATVSRKLMDDQAVRTINEALTNVAGVNNATPGYFPLDQYYVATIRGFPNSMVLRDGLWDPAPFGNQAVVSVDRVEVLKGPSALMYGAFIGGIGGVINVISKKPLPYFAGQIGTEIDNFGSHVLKGDVSTPLTADGNWLARTSFLIGGYDAFYQTSQYTKAAVSEIIQGRLSAQDAITAGYEYRWQRSKPYSGIPYQAAMGKSPNQYLSSLGWFGRDLNVNDPRGFWTFVSQNVRFAYEHEFNQDWSFKSSSQYTKTARDQTAITATAGFSPVGSPLYTQNFQQIKMGPVYSIDTDQTLTGHFDTLGIKHDLVAGARFADSWYKMDMRRPTPNPFGTGANAITFTNPYDPNWGVPFGNLQQYMYGFSAQSQFNEYINDIISFTDRLRLSTGLNYVQYNSYSRSGMNPNPAMQGSTLYHKNGIGWRVGLMYDILPELTGYASYATTFQPQPSNVTTDGHIQNFDPLYGDQKEVGLKYNVTDFATAGVALYDIILSNVTAADPDPLNAQNGYKVQTGKQRSTGGEVETTLHPLPGWDMLASYSHINARIVQDGTYQIGSPVPNVPKDYFRFWTTYEFQDGPAQGFTIGGGLTTSAGRTTNLISQASPNLVAYLGGYTTFDLMAAYRFGPAKVSVNIKNLFNTRYWAGTASSYNYLYPGQPLTVIARLSVDF comes from the coding sequence ATGACGCAGCAGACGTTGACCGTGACCGATGCGCAGCCTGCGGGTAAAGCGAAGAAGAAACAAGATCAAGCAAAGCCCGATGACAAGATGCAATTGCCACAGGTGCTCGTCGAAAGCCGCAATGTTATCCCGATCGGCGAGCAGCCGGATGCCGAAGGCATACACAATTATGTTGTGACGCGGACAACGACGGGCAGCAAGGCAAAGCTGCCGAACTCCTTCGTGCCGCAGACGGTCGCAACGGTGTCGCGTAAGCTGATGGATGATCAGGCGGTGCGTACCATCAACGAGGCTTTGACCAATGTCGCCGGCGTCAATAATGCTACACCGGGCTATTTTCCGCTCGACCAATATTACGTTGCCACCATTCGCGGCTTTCCAAACAGCATGGTCCTGCGCGATGGACTGTGGGATCCTGCACCTTTCGGCAATCAGGCGGTGGTAAGCGTTGATCGGGTGGAGGTTTTGAAAGGTCCTTCCGCCTTGATGTATGGCGCTTTTATCGGCGGTATCGGCGGTGTCATCAATGTCATCAGCAAAAAGCCTTTGCCTTATTTTGCCGGTCAAATTGGCACCGAAATCGACAATTTCGGCTCGCATGTCTTGAAAGGCGACGTCTCGACACCTTTGACGGCCGACGGCAATTGGTTGGCGCGCACCAGCTTCCTTATTGGCGGCTATGATGCGTTCTATCAGACGTCACAATATACCAAGGCCGCTGTCTCGGAAATCATTCAGGGGCGTCTCTCGGCTCAGGACGCTATTACTGCTGGCTACGAATATCGCTGGCAAAGATCTAAACCCTATAGTGGCATTCCCTATCAAGCGGCGATGGGGAAAAGTCCCAATCAATATTTGAGTTCTCTTGGTTGGTTCGGCCGAGATCTGAACGTCAATGATCCAAGAGGCTTTTGGACCTTTGTGAGTCAGAATGTCCGCTTCGCCTATGAACATGAATTCAATCAGGACTGGAGCTTCAAATCTTCGAGCCAATATACAAAAACGGCGCGCGATCAGACAGCTATCACTGCCACTGCTGGCTTCAGCCCAGTGGGTTCGCCATTATACACACAGAATTTTCAGCAGATCAAAATGGGGCCTGTCTACTCTATAGATACGGATCAGACATTGACCGGTCATTTTGATACGCTCGGCATCAAGCACGATCTCGTCGCTGGAGCACGGTTCGCCGATTCTTGGTACAAAATGGATATGCGACGTCCGACACCAAATCCATTCGGGACGGGGGCAAATGCGATTACATTCACCAATCCCTATGATCCCAATTGGGGCGTGCCCTTCGGCAATCTACAGCAATATATGTATGGCTTTTCGGCGCAATCACAGTTCAATGAATATATCAATGATATCATTTCATTTACTGACCGCTTGCGGTTGTCGACGGGGTTGAACTATGTGCAATATAATTCCTATAGCCGATCGGGCATGAATCCGAATCCAGCCATGCAAGGGAGTACGCTCTATCACAAGAATGGCATCGGCTGGCGTGTTGGCTTGATGTACGATATTCTTCCGGAACTGACTGGTTATGCATCCTATGCGACAACCTTCCAACCGCAACCGTCGAATGTGACGACAGACGGCCATATTCAGAATTTCGATCCACTTTATGGCGATCAAAAGGAAGTCGGTCTGAAATATAATGTCACCGATTTCGCGACTGCTGGCGTTGCTCTTTATGACATTATTCTATCGAATGTGACGGCAGCCGATCCCGACCCCCTCAATGCGCAAAATGGCTACAAGGTTCAGACTGGCAAGCAACGTAGTACCGGCGGTGAAGTCGAGACGACTCTGCATCCCCTGCCGGGTTGGGATATGCTCGCTTCCTATTCGCATATCAATGCACGGATCGTGCAGGATGGCACCTATCAAATTGGTTCGCCGGTTCCCAATGTGCCCAAGGATTATTTCCGTTTTTGGACCACTTATGAGTTTCAGGATGGACCGGCCCAGGGCTTTACCATCGGCGGTGGCCTGACGACATCGGCCGGCCGGACCACCAATCTCATTAGCCAGGCGAGTCCCAATCTCGTCGCTTATCTCGGTGGCTACACGACCTTTGACCTCATGGCCGCCTATCGTTTTGGCCCGGCGAAAGTCAGCGTCAATATCAAGAATCTGTTCAACACACGCTATTGGGCAGGCACCGCGAGCAGCTATAATTATCTTTATCCTGGTCAGCCGCTGACCGTGATCGCTAGGCTCTCTGTGGATTTCTGA
- a CDS encoding ABC transporter ATP-binding protein: MNCDPDSLLRAEGLTFDRQGRAILRGVDLTIGPGEIVALLGANGAGKTTLLRLLMGFLKPSSGRVLVGKTALATLSARESAQQLAYVAQVHTIAFPYLVRDVVLLGRLPRNGLLHAPKDADHVMAQTVLEQLGISHLAERPYSEISGGERQLTMIARALAQATPVLIMDEPLSGLDYGYQIRLIDQLEHLASERRSLVMSTHHPEHALWSATRVILLRDGMIEADGPPEDVLTAQAIRRLYDVDVLRLEGPEGRSTFLPKRRQRIASVDAAE; the protein is encoded by the coding sequence ATGAATTGCGATCCGGACAGCCTGCTCAGAGCCGAGGGTTTGACCTTCGATCGCCAGGGCCGGGCGATTTTGCGCGGCGTTGATCTCACAATCGGCCCAGGCGAAATCGTGGCTCTTCTCGGCGCCAATGGGGCAGGCAAGACAACCTTGCTGCGTCTCCTCATGGGCTTTCTGAAACCCTCGTCGGGCCGCGTCCTCGTTGGCAAGACCGCGCTTGCCACTCTATCGGCACGCGAGAGCGCTCAACAGCTCGCCTATGTCGCGCAGGTCCACACGATTGCATTTCCCTATCTCGTGCGTGATGTCGTCCTGCTCGGCCGCTTGCCGCGCAACGGTCTCCTTCATGCGCCAAAGGACGCTGACCATGTCATGGCGCAAACGGTTCTGGAGCAGCTTGGCATCAGCCATCTCGCAGAACGCCCCTATAGCGAGATTTCCGGCGGTGAGCGGCAACTCACCATGATCGCGCGCGCGCTCGCCCAGGCGACGCCGGTCCTCATCATGGATGAACCCTTAAGCGGGCTCGATTACGGTTACCAGATCCGCCTGATCGATCAGCTTGAACATCTCGCGAGCGAGAGGCGAAGCCTGGTCATGAGCACGCATCACCCAGAACATGCCCTGTGGTCGGCGACACGCGTGATCCTTCTGCGGGATGGAATGATCGAGGCTGATGGCCCACCCGAAGACGTGCTGACGGCACAGGCGATCCGGCGACTCTATGATGTTGACGTGCTGCGTCTGGAAGGACCAGAGGGCCGCTCGACCTTTCTGCCGAAACGTCGCCAACGCATAGCCTCCGTCGATGCGGCCGAGTGA
- a CDS encoding FecCD family ABC transporter permease, giving the protein MSTLSYTDVPARRERTWHAPLLVILLGLTIAIALTIGRYPLSLSDLLDFSLASLRVKTIAATRYDLLYNVIVEIRLPRVLAAGLIGAALSISGGAYQAVFRNPLVSPGIMGVLAGASFGAALGMLVASQWFLVQVLAFAFGLGAVALGVIIANLFGPATMITLILGGMISGAFFTAALSIVKYTADPYDQLPAIVYWLMGHLGGIELRDVGVLTPFVLIGCAILSMFGRGLDALAMGEDEARSLGVPVFVLRYGVIAVATFVSSISVSFAGMIGWIGLVVPHFARVVVGPGNARLLPASACMGAIFLIIADGFARNLWRAEIPVGIMTELFGIPAFLLVIYRARKGWA; this is encoded by the coding sequence ATGTCGACACTATCCTACACTGATGTTCCGGCGCGCCGGGAGAGGACCTGGCACGCGCCCCTGCTCGTGATTTTGCTCGGCCTCACGATCGCCATAGCGCTCACCATCGGCCGCTATCCCTTGAGCCTGTCCGATCTCCTGGACTTCTCTCTCGCCTCCTTGCGCGTGAAGACGATCGCGGCGACGCGCTATGATCTTCTCTATAATGTCATCGTCGAAATCAGATTGCCGCGTGTGCTTGCCGCCGGCCTCATCGGCGCGGCTTTGTCGATCTCGGGCGGGGCCTATCAGGCGGTGTTTCGCAATCCGCTTGTCTCTCCCGGGATCATGGGTGTGCTGGCCGGGGCGAGTTTCGGCGCGGCCCTTGGCATGCTGGTCGCCAGCCAATGGTTTTTGGTGCAGGTCCTGGCCTTTGCCTTCGGCCTCGGCGCGGTGGCGCTCGGCGTCATCATCGCCAATTTGTTCGGTCCCGCGACGATGATCACTTTGATCCTCGGCGGTATGATCAGCGGGGCTTTCTTCACCGCCGCGCTGTCCATCGTTAAATATACGGCGGATCCCTATGATCAATTGCCGGCCATCGTTTATTGGCTGATGGGCCATTTGGGCGGCATCGAACTGCGGGATGTCGGCGTGCTCACGCCTTTCGTCCTGATCGGCTGCGCCATCCTTTCGATGTTCGGCCGAGGTCTCGATGCTCTCGCCATGGGTGAGGACGAGGCCCGCTCGCTTGGCGTACCCGTCTTTGTCCTGCGTTATGGCGTCATTGCGGTGGCGACCTTCGTTTCCTCCATTTCGGTTTCATTCGCGGGGATGATTGGCTGGATCGGTCTCGTCGTGCCGCATTTCGCGCGGGTCGTCGTCGGCCCCGGCAATGCGCGGCTGCTGCCGGCCAGCGCGTGCATGGGCGCGATCTTTTTGATCATCGCCGATGGTTTCGCGCGTAATCTCTGGCGGGCTGAAATCCCCGTCGGCATCATGACAGAATTGTTCGGCATTCCGGCTTTTCTGCTCGTGATCTATCGGGCGCGGAAAGGCTGGGCATGA
- a CDS encoding ABC transporter substrate-binding protein produces MTNFSLPIQGHFFQGIFFRRSFRWIWLALFCLFLSTATGEAFARDIKDMTGRTVSVPEQPARIFSLSYPLTVLLYALAPDLLVASNFPIAEPAKPFLPQQVTALPAIGAMMGMGPGHTMNPEEIMALHPDLLLAWVDPMGDTEKVVHPVAGSGLPIVYVKLTNLGDYPSALRFLGRLLGRTKRAEALATYIEFAQIQVSAAVESVPYKERVKVFYAEGHDGLSTECDASFHAESINFAGGRNVRHCRQTTLMGMETVTLEQIIADQPEIIVAQDPGFAKTVASDPAWKQVKGSQHVLSVPHLPFNWLDRPPSFMRALAIRWLAANFYPDRFSFDLRAELKTFHSLFFGVSLSDKDVDTILH; encoded by the coding sequence ATGACCAACTTTTCTTTGCCGATTCAAGGCCATTTTTTTCAAGGTATTTTTTTTCGCAGATCCTTTCGCTGGATCTGGCTCGCGCTCTTTTGCCTCTTCCTCAGCACCGCGACGGGCGAGGCCTTTGCACGCGACATCAAGGACATGACGGGTCGCACCGTCTCTGTGCCGGAGCAGCCGGCCCGCATCTTTTCACTTTCCTACCCCTTGACCGTGCTGCTTTACGCGCTCGCGCCAGATCTGCTGGTCGCCTCCAATTTCCCCATCGCCGAGCCAGCGAAACCATTCCTGCCGCAGCAAGTGACGGCCTTGCCGGCGATCGGCGCGATGATGGGCATGGGGCCCGGCCATACAATGAATCCTGAAGAAATCATGGCCCTGCATCCAGATCTGTTGCTCGCTTGGGTCGACCCCATGGGGGATACGGAGAAGGTCGTGCATCCTGTCGCGGGGTCTGGCCTGCCGATCGTCTATGTCAAGCTCACCAATCTCGGCGATTATCCGTCAGCCTTGCGTTTTCTCGGTCGTTTGCTTGGCCGCACGAAGCGGGCGGAAGCGTTAGCAACCTATATTGAATTCGCTCAGATACAGGTTTCGGCGGCGGTCGAGAGCGTTCCCTACAAGGAGCGGGTGAAAGTCTTTTACGCGGAAGGGCATGATGGTCTTTCGACCGAATGCGATGCGTCCTTTCATGCTGAATCAATCAATTTCGCCGGCGGCAGGAATGTGCGGCACTGCCGGCAGACGACATTGATGGGCATGGAAACGGTGACACTCGAACAGATCATCGCGGATCAGCCTGAAATCATCGTTGCCCAGGACCCGGGTTTTGCAAAGACCGTCGCAAGTGATCCCGCCTGGAAACAGGTGAAAGGGAGCCAGCATGTCCTGAGCGTGCCTCATCTGCCATTCAACTGGCTCGATCGACCGCCGAGCTTCATGCGTGCGCTCGCCATCCGTTGGCTTGCCGCCAATTTCTATCCTGACCGCTTTTCTTTCGATCTTCGCGCCGAGCTGAAAACCTTCCATAGCTTATTCTTCGGCGTCAGCCTCAGCGATAAAGATGTCGACACTATCCTACACTGA
- a CDS encoding group III truncated hemoglobin, protein MDVDNKVAPAPELTDAELQKAEKAIADCVEDFYAKARKDDLLGPIFNATVHDWDVHLRVVANFWSHVILKTKRYSGSPYVVHHNLPLELEHFPRWLALFEESAQHYLSPEHAERALGKARHMAESFKAGIFPFVGKDGKPSRHPG, encoded by the coding sequence ATGGATGTCGATAACAAAGTCGCGCCGGCCCCGGAGCTGACGGACGCCGAATTGCAGAAAGCTGAAAAAGCGATCGCCGATTGCGTGGAGGATTTCTACGCCAAAGCTCGCAAGGATGATCTCCTTGGCCCCATTTTCAATGCCACCGTGCATGATTGGGACGTGCATTTGCGTGTCGTCGCCAATTTCTGGTCACATGTCATTTTGAAAACCAAACGCTACAGCGGCTCACCCTATGTGGTGCATCACAACCTGCCGTTGGAACTCGAACATTTTCCGCGCTGGCTCGCTTTGTTCGAGGAAAGCGCTCAACATTATCTTTCTCCGGAGCACGCAGAGCGGGCTCTTGGCAAGGCGCGTCACATGGCCGAGAGTTTCAAAGCCGGCATTTTTCCCTTCGTCGGCAAGGATGGCAAACCGTCCCGCCACCCCGGTTAA
- a CDS encoding putative quinol monooxygenase: MSEEISLVAIVTAKPGTEAQVQAAIGQVVEPSRAEAGNISYIPHRDLDNPARFVFVERWASRAALAEHEKTAHFQAFAGTVVPLLAEPLQIIILQPL; this comes from the coding sequence ATGTCCGAAGAGATCAGCCTCGTTGCCATCGTCACGGCGAAACCAGGCACCGAGGCGCAGGTCCAAGCAGCAATTGGCCAGGTCGTCGAACCATCCCGCGCCGAGGCGGGCAATATTTCCTATATCCCGCACAGGGATCTGGATAATCCCGCGCGCTTCGTCTTCGTGGAGCGCTGGGCGAGCCGCGCGGCCTTGGCCGAACATGAAAAGACAGCGCATTTCCAGGCCTTCGCGGGCACGGTCGTCCCCTTGCTGGCTGAACCGCTGCAAATCATCATCCTTCAGCCGCTCTGA
- the rnhA gene encoding ribonuclease HI: MSGRVTIYTDGACSGNPGPGGWGAILMFGQHEKELSGGEAQTTNNRMELTAAIRALEALTRPCAVDLHTDSNYLRGGVTSWIKGWKKNGWRTADKKPVKNVELWQELDQLAASHEIAWHWVKGHAGHPLNERADALARQGMAPFRGGARIHPH; the protein is encoded by the coding sequence ATGAGCGGGCGTGTCACGATCTACACCGACGGCGCCTGTTCCGGTAATCCAGGGCCCGGCGGCTGGGGCGCCATTTTGATGTTTGGACAGCATGAAAAGGAACTGTCTGGCGGCGAGGCGCAAACGACAAATAATCGGATGGAACTGACCGCCGCGATTCGCGCGCTTGAAGCCTTGACCCGCCCATGCGCGGTCGATCTCCATACGGATTCCAATTATCTGCGTGGCGGCGTCACCAGTTGGATCAAGGGCTGGAAGAAGAATGGCTGGCGCACGGCCGATAAAAAGCCGGTCAAGAATGTCGAGCTTTGGCAGGAACTCGATCAATTGGCCGCGAGCCATGAGATCGCGTGGCACTGGGTTAAGGGTCATGCCGGGCATCCGCTGAATGAACGCGCCGATGCGCTGGCCCGCCAGGGCATGGCGCCGTTTCGCGGCGGCGCTCGTATCCACCCTCATTGA